From Methylomonas sp. EFPC3, a single genomic window includes:
- a CDS encoding type II toxin-antitoxin system MqsA family antitoxin codes for MKCPICKHGETINGTASMTLERGGATLIFKNVPAQICNNCGEEFFNENITASILEQAESAVNAGVELDIRQYRAA; via the coding sequence ATGAAATGTCCAATTTGCAAACATGGCGAAACGATTAACGGTACTGCAAGCATGACGTTGGAAAGAGGCGGAGCGACTTTGATTTTTAAAAACGTTCCGGCGCAGATTTGTAATAACTGCGGGGAAGAGTTTTTCAACGAAAACATTACCGCCTCAATTCTCGAGCAGGCTGAATCCGCTGTTAATGCCGGCGTTGAACTCGATATTAGGCAATATCGGGCTGCCTGA
- a CDS encoding YaiI/YqxD family protein has protein sequence MQIWIDADACPKAIKDILFRAAERCQLTTTLVANQSIPIPPSRYIRMLRVAGGFDVADNEIVQRMVAGDLVVTGDIPLAAQAIAKGGHVIDPRGERYSEHNIGERLAMRDFMDGLRSSGVDTGGPAALSARDVQAFANQLDRLLARPAGER, from the coding sequence ATGCAAATCTGGATCGACGCCGACGCCTGCCCCAAGGCGATCAAAGACATTCTGTTTCGGGCGGCGGAGCGCTGCCAGTTGACGACCACGCTGGTGGCGAACCAAAGCATCCCAATCCCGCCGTCGCGTTATATCCGTATGCTGCGCGTCGCAGGGGGCTTCGACGTGGCGGATAACGAGATCGTGCAGCGTATGGTGGCGGGGGATTTGGTCGTGACCGGCGATATTCCGCTGGCGGCGCAAGCGATCGCCAAAGGTGGCCACGTTATCGATCCGCGCGGCGAGCGTTACAGCGAACACAATATCGGCGAACGTTTGGCGATGCGCGACTTCATGGACGGCTTGCGCAGCAGCGGTGTCGATACCGGCGGCCCGGCGGCGTTGAGTGCGCGCGACGTCCAAGCCTTTGCCAACCAACTGGACCGCTTGCTGGCCCGGCCTGCCGGCGAGCGTTAA